One Eurosta solidaginis isolate ZX-2024a chromosome 5, ASM4086904v1, whole genome shotgun sequence DNA segment encodes these proteins:
- the LOC137252587 gene encoding microtubule-associated protein futsch isoform X3 yields the protein MHTPVHQQQLEQIKTQYLCHQHDITIDRDTVLKINRFATRRNLHKRDHSWPPPSNDYTKAGSTEDGRRHADEGEVRTYGHGTQSLTKSRSASNEKCTCTNNAVHFAESVCKRHDIDAIRKKFNSPTRIIEPTPTELRQQRNKMKQTNFQKKKERERKNATNKSARVNVDDSCSQEMKQRTDVCSIGIVGDAAMSQQQTLTNVHNNMANTSSVNAASADTFHYPATSAVVGATKLHWLGAVEIDADRNERDTTKIVHATDSGNILDDCNTPKARGFSAPETKAADENIGLVEPRRNYFEQLAARGEHGVHKKWCSYDNIATAETADGVTSSQQQQHFNKGNTTTAKAIYNNRQSQSLDRGRATQQQCRREQLPPLKPRAGSGGGSVTISRGASPAGRITPAHSASEVNVMACNGEGSATSSGRGHTSQTHSGKSTSPRIQRRAIKLATEIKICYNDVNADDAVDVVFGYGGNLAAGGTNDFRVRTIPPKTTGDAGKASVVDKSMSSTFVASEQPSHEDSIKKRHSSDLEHLPLPPTPQEGKELTKTAKMFKSSNLDKVPTQQEQERSQYKQKQQEQQTTRNLPQQQQQHRPHQRSSSESGAHTTRIIPIECEQQLNRAMRALKYQAPPRRDLSTVSADQLYDDACIYLRSIDLDDRTIAYIPAAITIAPSPTEEMLQRWTAGEQTQNLKADTATNQEEKTREERHIVSRTGTPQATPAPIVTQRNSSRTFASKPIKQASHCRAPTPADSDYNKNVKPHSSSDTNNHRKNAFYNEHEVARLKISNKYSAVDIAEAERAACNAQNIVSQKLNTEHERSKILQTRERQAQPQEKSTPNVSAIEATIRNSQAGAALGQQNQQRLRAERPRGIYYTDGEYLHGTFAAKAAMCYDECKNGGSASKRETKTTIQTLKSPSAADSNNKHSKKRNGIDAKLSSRDMKAQKEQVHKKYRMVQLEKQKEQQQQKLCYQQPRSPSAPPTAERNERTNMEQNAAEIAALEAKYGHFQQSIAKHLRQIDAYMENAKQTLSRSLQIQQQEKGKALSENEARQVQNEEKERQVQNQLQEEEQAKKQEKNQRQQKLQRSQAQSISLNILAPTTSSPTASAVFLLNESPLRALARQLLPKQTLHVASVTNDAYDDGDENLRAMRAPHILHPIVLENMPVVERALQALSEVIVESADVATKGKQSKIAAYKPVDDGLDNNQTKRADGSIILQPLMRRLIAVQPKAITNADNAPNEDDNRPKLGDTVECLAIEHHFVPRATLAKRVTILENLDDVIVTAAGRLRQVRADNIQLIEIENKDMAANVSSDCDDSEEIALAVNEKVDDVSEICDVNDLAADRIVEVSRKGSSGSSSKDITKLEEIETIDEVIEVNENGNFEYISTARPNQNVGVKPKEQEIGLAAQHDEDTIKSKSTADGIALEHVVDVVANYEQKFMQRPAAKATKMANREQVEQEPQQQQLEIQQKQQQQQKQEKPKQQNMQYRLELQELKKPQQEIQQQQQQNFTESTAMTTEAHELAKPMKPTTQIAATRSTPTTPVLRRRTLSMVEEEPTTTTNTRKASKIAEAIDESENKRSFTETQRRQQKHALLQEQAKQVKKVPIPPPPPPPPLPMPPLRTATQQQETNPRAASLPKDLCKNVVSGYISTHQSQEHLVEQVTDVLHTDESQQSEKAQMQKQILQQLQQKEMPHETQQSEPVKQKSWERSETQIANKLPDITGRKTAKHEQKQLSFGSVDNVRRDQLVNQEQSASFAVTKVNPKPFSEQNRQISKILAGSCKYHVEKQEDKQTARNMITTAAEEAAAMAAQKPVTEERKNSEATEQCDKRRVFTAQHGKLKLQINACNNKVKEVPKAFEEAFDTYKATYEIPSPIFKQEIVWKQSIDVPQKTENKINYVGNVRDAQPKENESQIDSASQGMQLKEAPLLKKSSTFNEKPTVTSRETAVKSYATEKSNTNTRDALKTKARAQHTSIERSQTPTLRPSHHRPDRSSSPIRKYTAALIEPHVPKRAASPYGLIAVDTLTDTTKQTTLTPSVRHSCSRSISPCAQYNSLPSSPIRKYPAGIIEPYVPRRSAAPFGLNAVERVQRSLSRSLSPRTQNNSRPTSPIRKYPAALIEPHIPKRAASPFGLNSLQTCSRATSQLRTIRRSQSRSVSPHTQRNSTSSSASAIHKYPASLIEPHIPTCDTFGLNPAGNLAETYKHQVSSARTVRSTRSRSVSPRTQCTVIPSSSMPVRKYPAALIEPHIPTRAASPFGLNPIDISELIDDTASYAIAADDDGQHLQQQKSGELDATNNSNEVHNVRTHVTEYVPQMEGHNVGLLVRGAIAPTAQHQRCSESSQIKMDKALTHSAVTHYVDADGTDDDDDDDDELYSHARKITSTPSQTQTTTTTPTKFTAPISLSASSSSLVSVTRSTRACSLHPRADIEVHDGQNKTLKHSEAHLPHSIPTNTQTQTSYLFADRLVPDFSNSAPITKTGKSYERVQSSQAGYSYGNAEFERQQGFENQQQVLTDDSSNKPLRWGNVDVVIEPADKLHHHQPRESAIINRSFDNVSPRPYNSIEGYKRVAWPPSSEERVVREFTPQPTAAHYPVSAGQQQQQPAQQHQPHYLQQQPQQHHQPTHCQQQQQPSAAPTNRPQHVGQDQLDQRASAVQSQSLPQDYRGGSPGIITLRKEAPMTQKPQPVYNAQPAAISLQGGSHLRGDLKWPPPEYKEAAARENEERRKLALGPVCRPRLVKRDYTQFFAKNAINSCYPSYKVPPGTQHMLA from the coding sequence ATGCATACACCAGTACACCAACAACAATTGGAACAAATCAAAACGCAATACCTGTGCCATCAGCACGACATCACTATCGACCGTGATACAGTGTTGAAGATAAATCGCTTTGCCACACGCAGGAATTTACATAAACGCGACCATAGCTGGCCACCACCAAGCAATGATTATACAAAGGCTGGTAGCACTGAAGACGGGCGGCGTCATGCCGACGAAGGCGAAGTTAGAACGTACGGTCATGGAACGCAATCACTCACAAAATCACGTAGCGCTTCAAATGAAAAGTGTACTTGTACCAACAATGCAGTACATTTTGCAGAGAGTGTTTGTAAGCGTCACGATATTGATGCAATACGTAAGAAATTCAATAGTCCCACACGAATAATTGAACCAACGCCCACTGAATTGCGGCAGCAAcgtaataaaatgaaacaaacaaattttcaaaagaaaaaagaaagagaaCGAAAAAATGCGACCAATAAATCAGCGCGTGTCAACGTTGACGATAGCTGCTCCCAAGAGATGAAGCAGCGCACAGACGTATGCTCTATTGGCATTGTTGGTGATGCGGCGATGTCGCAGCAACAAACATTGACAAATGTGCACAATAACATGGCCAATACATCATCGGTCAATGCGGCGTCTGCAGATACTTTTCACTACCCCGCTACTAGTGCAGTGGTGGGAGCAACAAAACTGCATTGGCTTGGAGCTGTGGAAATTGATGCTGATAGAAACGAGCGAGATACAACTAAAATTGTGCACGCTACTGACTCTGGTAATATTTTAGATGATTGCAATACACCAAAGGCGCGTGGTTTTTCTGCACCCGAAACCAAAGCGGCTGATGAAAATATTGGACTAGTCGAACCACGTCGTAATTATTTTGAACAATTGGCAGCGCGTGGTGAGCATGGAGTACATAAAAAATGGTGCAGTTATGACAATATAGCCACAGCGGAAACTGCAGACGGAGTGACGTCATCACAGCAACAGCAACATTTCAACAAGGGAAACACTACAACAGCAAAGGCCATTTATAATAATCGACAATCACAATCGCTAGATCGAGGGCGCGCGACACAACAGCAATGTAGACGCGAACAATTGCCACCATTAAAACCGCGTGCTGGAAGCGGTGGTGGCAGCGTCACTATTAGTAGAGGTGCTAGTCCAGCTGGACGCATAACACCAGCACACTCTGCTAGTGAGGTCAATGTAATGGCATGTAATGGCGAAGGGAGCGCCACTAGCAGTGGTCGTGGTCATACGTCACAAACGCATAGTGGCAAGTCAACGTCGCCGCGCATACAACGACGTGCTATTAAATTGGCAAcggaaataaaaatatgttaCAATGACGTGAACGCTGATGATGCGGTTGATGTAGTCTTTGGTTATGGAGGTAATTTAGCTGCTGGTGGCACGAATGATTTTCGAGTTAGAACAATACCGCCAAAAACAACGGGGGATGCAGGAAAAGCAAGTGTTGTGGACAAATCTATGTCAAGCACATTTGTAGCAAGTGAGCAGCCTTCGCATGAAGACTCAATTAAAAAACGGCATTCAAGCGATCTGGAACACTTGCCGCTGCCACCAACACCGCAGGAGGGAAAAGAGCTAACGAAAAcagcaaaaatgtttaaaagtagTAATTTGGACAAAGTTCCAACACAACAAGAACAAGAGCGGTCCCAATATAAGCAAAAACAGCAAGAACAGcaaacaacaagaaacctaccacaacagcaacaacaacaccgcCCACATCAACGCAGTAGTAGCGAAAGTGGTGCGCATACCACGCGCATTATACCCATCGAGTGCGAGCAGCAACTCAATAGAGCAATGCGTGCGCTCAAGTACCAAGCGCCACCGCGCCGTGACCTCAGCACAGTAAGCGCGGATCAATTATACGATGACGCTTGTATCTATTTGCGTTCAATAGATTTAGATGATCGTACAATAGCTTATATACCAGCTGCGATCACAATAGCGCCCTCGCCTACCGAGGAAATGTTACAGCGCTGGACGGCAGGTGAGCAAACGCAGAACCTAAAAGCAGATACAGCAACAAATCAGGAAGAAAAAACGCGAGAAGAACGGCATATAGTTTCTAGAACAGGGACGCCACAAGCAACGCCAGCCCCAATTGTAACGCAGCGCAACTCGTCGCGTACATTCGCTAGCAAACCAATAAAGCAAGCGTCGCATTGCCGCGCGCCCACACCAGCTGATTCTGATTATAACAAAAATGTAAAGCCACATAGTAGTAGCGATACAAACAATCACAGAAAAAATGCTTTTTATAACGAGCATGAAGTAGCGCGCCTAAAAATTAGCAACAAGTACAGCGCTGTCGATATTGCTGAAGCTGAGCGCGCCGCATGCAACGCACAAAATATTGTAAGCCAAAAATTGAATACAGAGCATGAAAGGAGCAAAATATTGCAAACGCGTGAACGACAAGCACAACCGCAGGAAAAATCCACGCCAAATGTTAGCGCAATTGAAGCCACCATAAGGAACAGCCAAGCAGGCGCCGCTTTAGGGCAGCAAAATCAACAAAGATTGCGCGCGGAACGTCCCCGTGGCATTTATTATACCGATGGTGAGTACTTGCATGGAACTTTTGCTGCtaaagcagctatgtgctatgATGAGTGTAAAAATGGTGGCAGCGCATCGAAAAgggaaacaaaaacaacaatacagaCATTGAAATCCCCAAGTGCTGCTGATAGTAATAATAAACACAGCAAAAAACGAAATGGAATTGATGCAAAACTGAGCAGCAGAGATATGAAGGCGCAAAAGGAGCAGGTACATAAGAAATATAGAATGGTACAACTAGAAAAACaaaaagagcaacaacaacaaaaactttgcTATCAGCAGCCGCGTTCCCCAAGCGCACCGCCCACAGCAGAACGCAATGAACGCACAAATATGGAACAAAATGCTGCCGAAATAGCAGCGCTCGAAGCAAAATATGGTCACTTTCAGCAATCGATTGCAAAGCATCTAAGGCAGATTGATGCTTATATGGAAAACGCGAAGCAAACGCTCAGTCGTAGCTTACAAATACAACAACAGGAGAAAGGCAAAGCGTTGAGTGAGAACGAAGCACGACAGGTGCAAAATGAGGAGAAGGAGCGGCAAGTACAAAACCAACTACAAGAAGAAGAACAAgcgaaaaaacaagaaaaaaaccaACGCCAACAAAAACTACAAAGGTCACAGGCACAATCAATTTCACTTAATATTCTTGCTCCCACTACAAGCTCACCAACCGCCTCAGCCGTATTTCTACTCAACGAGAGTCCCTTACGTGCGCTAGCACGACAGCTACTCCCTAAACAGACATTACATGTTGCTAGTGTCACCAATGATGCTTATGATGATGGTGATGAAAATTTACGGGCAATGCGCGCGCCACACATACTACATCCCATTGTGTTGGAAAATATGCCCGTCGTAGAGCGTGCACTGCAGGCTTTGTCTGAGGTAATTGTGGAAAGCGCTGATGTAGCAACAAAAGGCAAACAATCAAAAATTGCTGCCTACAAGCCTGTAGATGACGGCTTAGATAATAATCAAACGAAACGTGCAGATGGAAGCATTATATTGCAACCGTTAATGCGACGATTGATTGCGGTACAACCGAAAGCAATAACCAATGCCGACAATGCGCCAAATGAAGACGACAATCGTCCAAAACTTGGCGACACTGTAGAATGTTTGGCAATCGAGCATCACTTTGTGCCCAGAGCAACGTTGGCGAAACGTGTGACTATATTGGAAAATCTTGATGATGTAATTGTCACAGCGGCTGGACGACTACGGCAAGTCAGGGCAGATAATATACAACTAATTGAAATTGAGAACAAAGATATGGCGGCTAATGTTAGTAGCGATTGCGACGATAGTGAGGAGATTGCACTAgcagtaaatgaaaaagttgatGATGTGTCCGAAATATGTGATGTCAATGACTTAGCAGCTGATAGGATTGTGGAAGTAAGTAGAAAGGGTAGCAGCGGCAGCAGCAGTAAGGATATTACTAAGCTTGAGGAAATTGAAACTATTGATGAGGTAATTGAGGTCAATGAAAATGGAAATTTTGAGTATATAAGCACGGCAAGGCCAAACCAAAACGTGGGCGTAAAGCCAAAAGAGCAAGAGATTGGTCTGGCTGCACAGCATGATGAGGACACAATCAAAAGCAAATCAACTGCTGATGGCATTGCGCTCGAGCATGTTGTCGATGTGGTAGCCAATTATGAACAGAAATTTATGCAAAGGCCTGCAGCAAAAGCAACTAAAATGGCAAATAGAGAGCAAGTGGAACAagaaccacaacaacaacagctagaaatacaacaaaaacagcaacaacaacaaaaacaagaaaaaccAAAACAGCAAAATATGCAATACCGACTAGAACTACAAGAACTAAAGAAACCACAACAAGaaatccaacaacaacaacagcagaattTCACTGAATCAACAGCCATGACCACAGAAGCACATGAATTAGCAAAACCTATGAAGCCAACAACACAAATCGCAGCAACAAGATCTACACCCACAACGCCTGTATTAAGACGACGTACACTGTCGATGGTTGAGGAAGAACCTACTACTACAACAAATACTAGAAAAGCTTCAAAAATTGCAGAAGCTATAGACGAAAGTGAAAACAAACGGTCTTTTACCGAAACACAGCGCAGGCAACAAAAACATGCACTACTGCAAGAACAGGCAAAACAAGTTAAGAAAGTGCCgataccaccaccaccaccaccgccaccGCTTCCCATGCCACCTTTACGCACAGCAACGCAACAGCAAGAAACCAATCCCCGCGCAGCTAGTCTGCCGAAGGATTTATGCAAAAATGTGGTTTCCGGTTATATTTCAACGCATCAATCGCAGGAACATCTGGTCGAACAAGTAACTGATGTACTACACACCGATGAGTCACAGCAATCAGAGAAAgcacaaatgcaaaaacaaatacTACAGCAACTGCAACAGAAAGAGATGCCACATGAAACTCAGCAGTCAGAACCAGTGAAGCAGAAATCGTGGGAGAGAAGTGAAACTCAAATTGCAAATAAACTTCCAGATATAACTGGCCGCAAAACCGCAAAGCACGAACAAAAACAGTTGAGTTTCGGTAGTGTCGATAATGTAAGAAGAGACCAATTAGTAAATCAAGAACAATCAGCAAGTTTTGCAGTAACAAAGGTTAACCCAAAACCATTCAGTGAACAAAATAGGCAAATCAGCAAGATTTTAGCAGGAAGCTGTAAATACCATGTCGAGAAGCAGGAAGATAAACAGACAGCGCGCAATATGATTACAACAGCGGCGGAAGAAGCTGCAGCGATGGCAGCGCAAAAGCCGGTGACCGAGGAGCGTAAAAATAGCGAGGCTACAGAGCAATGCGATAAGAGGCGAGTCTTTACTGCGCAACATGGCAAACTCAAACTGCAAATCAATGCATGCAACAATAAAGTAAAAGAGGTACCGAAGGCCTTTGAGGAAGCTTTCGATACATACAAAGCTACGTATGAAATACCAAGTCCGATTTTTAAACAAGAAATAGTATGGAAGCAAAGCATCGATGTGCCACAAAAAacggaaaacaaaataaattatgtTGGTAATGTTCGAGATGCACAGCCAAAGGAAAACGAAAGCCAAATTGATTCAGCAAGCCAAGGGATGCAACTAAAAGAAGCACCACTATTGAAGAAATCCAGCACATTTAATGAAAAACCTACCGTTACGTCACGAGAGACAGCCGTGAAAAGCTATGCAACAGAAAAGTCTAATACGAATACACGAGACGCTTTGAAGACCAAAGCTCGTGCTCAACATACATCAATAGAGCGCTCACAAACACCCACATTGCGCCCTTCACACCATCGCCCTGACAGATCTTCTTCTCCAATACGCAAGTATACTGCTGCGCTTATAGAACCACATGTTCCCAAACGCGCCGCTTCACCTTACGGACTTATTGCTGTCGACACTTTGACggatacaacaaaacaaacaacattAACTCCTTCAGTACGTCACTCATGCAGTCGTTCTATCAGTCCGTGTGCTCAATACAACAGCCTGCCATCGTCTCCAATTCGCAAATATCCTGCTGGAATTATAGAGCCATATGTACCGAGACGCTCCGCTGCACCTTTTGGACTTAACGCGGTCGAAAGAGTACAACGTTCACTCAGTCGTTCGCTTAGTCCACGTACACAAAACAATAGCCGGCCAACGTCTCCAATACGTAAATATCCCGCTGCGCTTATTGAACCGCATATACCAAAACGTGCAGCCTCACCCTTTGGACTAAATTCATTACAAACCTGTAGCCGTGCTACATCACAATTACGCACAATACGCCGCTCACAAAGTCGTTCCGTCAGCCCGCATACACAACGCAACAGTACGTCAAGCTCTGCATCTGCAATACACAAATATCCCGCTTCACTTATTGAACCGCATATACCAACGTGTGATACTTTTGGTCTCAATCCGGCTGGAAATTTAGCTGAAACATACAAACATCAGGTTTCTTCAGCGCGCACAGTACGAAGCACTCGTAGTCGCTCTGTCAGTCCGCGTACACAGTGCACCGTCATCCCCTCATCGTCCATGCCGGTACGCAAATATCCGGCTGCACTAATTGAACCTCATATACCTACACGAGCTGCATCACCTTTTGGTCTCAATCCAATTGACATTAGCGAATTGATTGATGACACCGCATCATACGCCATTGCTGCAGATGATGATGGTCAACACCTTCAACAGCAAAAGAGTGGAGAGCTTGATGCCACCAACAACTCCAATGAAGTTCATAATGTGCGCACTCATGTGACTGAGTATGTGCCACAAATGGAAGGTCATAATGTTGGACTGTTGGTTCGTGGAGCTATTGCGCCAACAGCACAACATCAAAGATGCAGTGAATCGTCACAAATTAAAATGGACAAAGCGCTCACACATAGTGCGGTTACGCATTATGTAGATGCCGATGGTacggatgatgatgatgatgatgatgatgagctTTACAGCCATGCTAGAAAAATTACGTCAACACCTTCACAAACTCAAACAACTACAACAACTCCAACAAAATTTACCGCACCAATCTCTTTATCAGCATCATCTTCATCGTTAGTCTCCGTAACGCGCTCAACACGTGCTTGTAGCTTACACCCGCGAGCAGACATTGAAGTGCATGATGGTCAGAATAAAACACTCAAACACAGTGAAGCACACTTACCGCACAGCATTCCCACaaacacacaaacacaaacaTCATATCTATTTGCTGACAGGCTTGTACCAGATTTTTCAAACTCAGCTCCCATCACCAAAACTGGTAAATCATATGAGAGAGTGCAATCATCGCAAGCTGGTTACAGTTACGGTAACGCTGAGTTTGAACGCCAACAGGGTTTTGAGAATCAACAACAAGTTCTCACAGATGACAGCAGTAACAAGCCTCTACGCTGGGGCAATGTGGATGTAGTCATTGAGCCTGCAGACAAATTGCATCATCATCAGCCACGTGAGAGTGCCATAATTAATCGTTCTTTCGATAATGTTTCACCGCGTCCATACAACTCTATTGAAG